A section of the Salmo salar chromosome ssa05, Ssal_v3.1, whole genome shotgun sequence genome encodes:
- the LOC106605463 gene encoding death-associated protein kinase 2: MAQIKLQNVEDYYEIGEVLGSGHFGQVCAVLERASGVHWAGKFLKLRRSASSRLGLERKSVEREVEILQSLQHANVMALRDVFESRAEVVLIVELISGGELFDFIAEKESLSEEEAIEFLKQILMGVGFMHTKNIAHFDLKPENIMLADKTMPHPHIKIIDFGLAHRLKQGEEYRSLSGTPQYIAPEVINYEPLSEAADIWSIGVITYILLSGLSPFQGDNDEETLKNIVGMIYEFEENYFNQTSTMAKDFIEKLLVKDPIERMTADECLLHPWIKPVTRKQADNRSRSSINMKSFKKFNAKRKWKMSYNMVWACNRLFRLQLQCKSRSQEDPELRQCESDQEDTETKPASLIRRRLSSSS, from the exons ATGGCTCAGATTAAGCTGCAGAATGTGGAGGACTACTATGAGATTGGAGAGGTGCTTGGCAG TGGTCACTTTGGGCAAGTGTGTGCGGTGCTGGAGCGGGCGTCCGGGGTCCACTGGGCGGGGAAGTTCCTGAAGCTGCGTCGGAGCGCTAGTAGCCGCCTGGGCCTGGAGAGGAAGAGtgtggagagggaggtggagatacTGCAGAGCCTGCAGCACGCCAACGTCATGGCCCTCAGGGACGTGTTTGAGAGTCGCGCCGAGGTGGTGCTCATCGTGGAGCT TATCAGTGGTGGGGAGCTGTTTGATTTCatagcagagaaggagagcctgTCTGAGGAGGAGGCCATAGAGTTCTTGAAGCAGATCCTCATGGGAGTGGGCTTTATGCACACTAAGAACATTGCCCACTTTGACCTCAAG CCAGAGAACATCATGCTGGCTGACAAGACGATGCCACACCCTCACATCAAGATCATTGACTTTGGACTGGCCCATCGCCTCAAACAGGGGGAGGAGTACAGGAGCCTATCTGGGACCCCACAGTACATTG CCCCTGAGGTGATTAACTACGAACCCCTGAGTGAGGCAGCCGACATTTG GAGTATTGGTGTGATAACCTACATATT GTTGAGTGGTTTGTCCCCCTTTCAAGGAGATAATGATGAGGAGACACTAAAGAACATCGTGGGGATGATCTATGAGTTTGAAGAGAACTATTTCAACCAGACCAGCACCATGGCCAAAGACTTTATTGAGAAACTGCTGGTCAAAGACCCAAT agagagaatgacagcgGATGAATGTCTATTACACCCTTGGATcaag CCCGTCACGCGCAAACAGGCGGATAACAGAAGTCGATCGTCCATCAACATGAAAAGCTTCAAGAAGTTCAACGCCAAAAGGAAATGGAAG atgtcGTATAACATGGTGTGGGCGTGTAACAGATTGTTTCGCCTGCAGTTGCAGTGTAAAAGCAGGTCCCAGGAGGACCCAGAACTG AGGCAGTGTGAGAGCGACCAGGAGGACACGGAGACCAAGCCTGCTTCTCTCATTCGCCGCAGACTCAGCAGCAGTTCCTGA